The proteins below are encoded in one region of Triticum urartu cultivar G1812 unplaced genomic scaffold, Tu2.1 TuUngrouped_contig_5590, whole genome shotgun sequence:
- the LOC125529426 gene encoding protein CHLOROPLAST IMPORT APPARATUS 2-like isoform X1: MPPPASAAPEKKKSKKKKKVKMEKVMAKEEELSKAKCEEGADGTLDAADGNDDDDSAPTKAPKTGLGLKLDTDDVLKEWSGKGSMFAEGGAPDSSESAAEVRAKLADIDLFPENGSGGIREARVMRYKEKRRNRLFSKKIRYQVRKVNADCRPRMKGRFVRSPSLLQQALEEES, from the exons ATGCCGCCGCCGGCGTCGGCagcaccagagaagaaaaagagcaagaagaagaagaaggtgaAGATGGAGAAGGTGAtggccaaggaggaggagctGTCCAAAGCAAAATGCGAGGAGGGGGCCGATGGAACACTGGACGCGGCGGACGGCAATGACGACGATGACAGCGCGCCGACAAAGGCGCCGAAGACTGGCCTGGGGCTGAAGCTGGACACCGACGACGTGCTCAAGGAGTGGTCCGGCAAAGGGTCTATGTTCGCGGAGGGCGGCGCGCCGGATTCGTCGGAGTCTGCCGCCGAAGTGCGG GCCAAACTTGCAGACATCGACTTGTTTCCTGAGAACGGGTCCGGCGGCATCAGGGAAGCAAGGGTGATGAGGTACAAGGAGAAGCGGCGCAACCGGCTGTTCTCGAAGAAGATCCGGTACCAGGTGCGGAAGGTGAACGCCGACTGCCGGCCTCGGATGAAG GGAAGGTTTGTTAGGAGCCCATCTCTTCTGCAGCAAGCCCTGGAGGAAGAGAGCTAG
- the LOC125529426 gene encoding protein CHLOROPLAST IMPORT APPARATUS 2-like isoform X2, producing MPPPASAAPEKKKSKKKKKVKMEKVMAKEEELSKAKCEEGADGTLDAADGNDDDDSAPTKAPKTGLGLKLDTDDVLKEWSGKGSMFAEGGAPDSSESAAEVRAKLADIDLFPENGSGGIREARVMRYKEKRRNRLFSKKIRYQVRKVNADCRPRMKASTTRTDA from the exons ATGCCGCCGCCGGCGTCGGCagcaccagagaagaaaaagagcaagaagaagaagaaggtgaAGATGGAGAAGGTGAtggccaaggaggaggagctGTCCAAAGCAAAATGCGAGGAGGGGGCCGATGGAACACTGGACGCGGCGGACGGCAATGACGACGATGACAGCGCGCCGACAAAGGCGCCGAAGACTGGCCTGGGGCTGAAGCTGGACACCGACGACGTGCTCAAGGAGTGGTCCGGCAAAGGGTCTATGTTCGCGGAGGGCGGCGCGCCGGATTCGTCGGAGTCTGCCGCCGAAGTGCGG GCCAAACTTGCAGACATCGACTTGTTTCCTGAGAACGGGTCCGGCGGCATCAGGGAAGCAAGGGTGATGAGGTACAAGGAGAAGCGGCGCAACCGGCTGTTCTCGAAGAAGATCCGGTACCAGGTGCGGAAGGTGAACGCCGACTGCCGGCCTCGGATGAAGGCAAGCACTACTAGAACTGATGCTTGA